A genomic region of Amphiura filiformis chromosome 6, Afil_fr2py, whole genome shotgun sequence contains the following coding sequences:
- the LOC140154939 gene encoding uncharacterized protein: protein MKVLDTVKTHPDSWPFLEAVSESYAPGYYNIIKFPMDLTSMERKLNDKVYSSKDEFVNDMHQIFQNCVDYNGPGNEYTLMSETLENVFDKSMDLHFPDAEDSETDDDDFTTADYYREQRGIRRTPLRHTSRNTTASRAKMEMSVHTMMQSSSAESSPHSSDYEYDGKESEHTETSETKGNMENNPKEGLENGVVEENEGDDNGKLPIFRQQTKNFQAGFEKYVQMAVKTNPVQKSTASKKSSEEKKTGVKRPRKNSTDGSVKRPRNTKKESKTNAKNGTNADQIGKDNASMDGDKPAALNSEANVTDANKDISSEVGNTAKEQENDNNVAAESRLPAAVQGVIKGGDAEAKNDSANPPVDSAINESANPPGDNAKKPERKKRQYKRRSKKTDETQNENTAEAKKVSDKPNAAEQSSDVQSNATTMDSDASKPKEKKKRERKKKEPKEGDQEKKPRKRRSKKGDENTAAKEGQPNAIAGENNNVESNSESMGRTVTMGQQRFVLHKVECEPGKFSPSIDGHEAKIIRVPNPMHSANRNLLSAEQLSNISDDTKSQEMCVQTDNPPASSEDSQRHEPPQQWSGTNEPNRTGSVLGQFLNPQEHNFLQGSANMQKDSTAEPCHSRESSLSSEHGSQRVPPPSSHNYMSPQSEHGSQRVPPPASHNYMSPQSEHGSQRVPPPSSQNYMSPQSEHGSTGAATFESELYVSTIGTWVTTAPTTFESKLYVSPFVTPLLSSPAVRLSSIWWSAIT from the exons ATGAAAg TTTTGGATACAGTGAAGACTCACCCTGACTCGTGGCCTTTCCTAGAAGCAGTCAGTGAGAGCTATGCTCCTGGATATTATAACATCATCAAGTTTCCTATGGACCTGACTAGCATGGAAAGAAAACTCAATGATAAAGTATACTCAAGCAAAGATGAG TTTGTCAATGACATGCATCAAATCTTTCAGAACTGTGTGGATTATAATGGACCTGGGAAtg AATATACATTAATGTCGGAGACATTGGAAAACGTTTTTGATAAATCAATGGATTTACATTTCCCCGATGCTGAAGATTCGGAGACGGACGATGATGATTTTACTACTGCTGATTACTACCGTGAACAGCGTGGAATACGTCGTACCCCTCTGCGTCATACTTCGCGAAATACTACTGCTAGCCGCGCCAAGATGGAAATGAGTGTACATACTATGATGCAGAGTAGCAGTGCAGAGTCTAGTCCACACAGTAGTGATTATGAGTATGACGGTAAAGAGAGTGAACACACAGAAACAagtgaaacaaaaggaaacatggAGAACAATCCCAAGGAAGGTCTTGAAAATGGGGTGGTTGAAGAAAATGAGGGCGATGACAATGGCAAACTTCCCATTTTCAgacaacaaactaaaaactttcAAGCAGGGTTTGAAAAATATGTACAAATGGCTGTCAAAACAAACCCTGTTCAAAAATCTACTGCCTCAAAAAAATCGAGTGAAGAGAAGAAAACAGGTGTAAAGAGACCTCGGAAAAACAGCACTGATGGCAGTGTGAAAAGGCCACGGAATACAAAGAAAGAATcaaaaacaaatgcaaaaaaTGGTACAAATGCAGATCAAATTGGCAAAGACAATGCTTCTATGGATGGTGACAAGCCTGCTGCATTGAATTCAGAAGCAAATGTAACTGATGCAAACAAAGACATTTCATCAGAGGTTGGTAATACTGCTAAGGAACAAGAAAATGACAACAATGTTGCAGCAGAGAGTAGACTTCCAGCAGCTGTTCAAGGGGTTATTAAGGGTGGTGATGCAGAAGCTAAGAATGACAGTGCTAATCCTCCTGTTGACAGTGCTATAAATGAAAGCGCAAATCCTCCTGGTGACAATGCTAAGAAACCAGAGCGTAAGAAAAGACAATATAAGCGGCGCTCAAAGAAAACGGACGAAACACAAAATGAAAATACAGCAGAGGCTAAGAAAGTGAGCGATAAACCAAACGCTGCAGAGCAAAGCAGTGATGTTCAAAGTAATGCCACCACTATGGATAGTGACGCATCCAAACCAAAGGAGAAAAAGAAACGGGAACGCAAAAAGAAGGAACCTAAAGAAGGAGATCAAGAGAAAAAGCCAAGGAAGAGACGATCAAAGAAAGGTGATGAGAATACCGCCGCAAAAGAAGGTCAACCTAATGCAATTGCAGGAGAAAATAACAATGTGGAGTCCAATTCAGAGTCCATGGGAAGGACTGTCACCATGGGACAACAGCGTTTTGTTTTACATAAAGTTGAATGTGAGCCTGGGAAATTTTCACCTTCCATAGATGGTCACGAAGCAAAGATCATTCGTGTACCTAATCCAATGCATAGTGCAAATAGGAATTTATTATCCGCTGAACAATTATCCAATATATCGGATGACACAAAATCACAAGAAATGTGTGTACAAACTGATAATCCACCTGCCTCTAGTGAGGATAGCCAAAGACATGAACCGCCACAACAGTGGAGTGGCACTAATGAACCCAATCGAACAGGAAGTGTTTTGGGTCAGTTTTTGAACCCCCAAGAACATAATTTCTTACAAGGGAGTGCAAATATGCAAAAGGATAGTACAGCAGAGCCATGTCATTCACGCGAAAGTAGTTTATCGTCGGAACATGGATCGCAACGGGTGCCGCCACCTTCAAGTCATAATTATATGTCTCCCCAATCGGAACATGGGTCACAACGGGTGCCGCCACCTGCAAGTCACAATTATATGTCTCCCCAATCGGAACATGGGTCACAACGGGTGCCGCCACCTTCGAGCCAGAATTATATGTCTCCACAATCGGAACATGGGTCAACGGGTGCCGCCACCTTCGAGTCAGAATTATATGTCTCCACAATCGGAACATGGGTCACAACGGCTCCAACCACCTTCGAGTCAAAATTATATGTCTCCCCATTCGTCACCCCCTTATTATCCTCCCCAGCAGTCAGATTATCATCAATCTGGTGGTCC
- the LOC140154940 gene encoding uncharacterized protein yields MATIDSASEAKMADVTIEEIRTWWKVPAIAHFCSLFRGTFSLPDFEIEELEEALFLDAQEEEPSPFLIELLVQLLRGCYQRKDIEHHNYLTFLRDTLKHRWEMEEKRVNPLSNEDTTFKSLSTLMKVEVMNALCDYRLDAPDVIALKDFYGEHLRIEPLGKDNSGALYWYFYGTRLYKEDREVTKEERDAKRKQRLKEKKKKLRELQAARRKLKQKEKVKKEKPKKDTKRKKQKKGEVASESDGDDDDEDEETKNKGKKGKNAKQQKSKAKKSKGESSDEEEEKGKTKKRGKKAKKQEEEEEEETPKKGGRKGKKDAVENDDKTPKTPKKRGRQPKKDEAQEETSPKKRGRTPKKQSKEDSEVESERTKRGAAAQKKVASEANSGKRGRKTDKKNSKEVQTNGAGVEDVNAVSADEESDDQPLIKLKGTPDKVDTLPPKKRGRAKKAEEEIKPEPKKRGRTPKKVKEEEEVEDKPPAKRGRAKKVKQEEEQVIKEEPKCTKSPRGKKVKEEVDIKEESDAGTAANKGSKTKAIKEEVSEDTNTEDPSTAPSTATSIPVSSEESSDDDLDEAPRWHLVCHTEEDWIALTEKFKKSRLKCERELYKILFNDFLPDIKSLFAEKERELRKRLLEMAPKRVSDRIVTLRIKQEEEERTAATMKAESEARRKAFKQARKERAMTMKREKDTEEYEKETKRRREARERRKQS; encoded by the exons ATGGCGACGATTGATAGTGCAAGTGAGGCGAAAATGGCAGATGTGACTATCGAAGAAATCCGAACATGGTGGAAAGTACCAGCTATTGCCCATTTTTGCTCGCTTTTTCGTGGCACATTCAGTCTTCCTGATTTTGAAATTGAG GAATTGGAAGAAGCCTTGTTTCTGGATGCTCAAGAAGAAGAGCCCTCACCCTTCTTGATAGAACTGCTGGTACAGTTACTGCGTGGTTGCTACCAGAGGAAGGATATTGA GCATCATAATTATCTGACATTTCTGCGTGATACTCTGAAACATCGTTGGGAGATGGAAGAGAAGAGAGTGAACCCACTGAGCAATGAAGATACTACCTTCAAATCGTTGTCAACACTCATGAAAGTTGAAGTCATGAATGCACTTTGTGATTATCGCCTAGATGCACCAGACGTGATTGCATTAAAA GATTTTTATGGTGAGCATCTTCGCATTGAACCCCTTGGTAAGGATAACTCTGGTGCATTGTACTGGTATTTCTATGGAACTCGACTTTACAAAGAAGACAGGGAAGTTACCAAAGAAGAAAGAGATGCAAAAAGGAAACAAAG ATTgaaagagaagaaaaagaaattgcGTGAACTTCAAGCCGCCAGGAGGAAACTTAAACAGAAAGAAAAAGTCAAAAAAGAAAAACCGAAAAAGGACACAAAAAGGAAAAAACAGAAGAAGGGTGAAGTAGCAAG tgaaagtgatggtgatgatgatgatgaagatgaggaAACAAAAAACAAGGGCAAGAAAGGAAAAAATGCAAAGCAACAAAAATCAAAAGCTAAGAAATCAAAGGGTGAATCCAGTGATGAGGAAGAAGAGAAAGGCAAAACTAAGAAGAGGGGAAAGAAAGCAAAGAagcaggaagaagaagaagaggaagaaacaCCAAAGAAAGGAGGTAGGAAGGGCAAGAAAGATGCTGTGGAAAATGATGACAAAACTCCAAAAACACCTAAGAAAAGAGGAAGACAACCTAAAAAGGATGAGGCACAGGAGGAAACCAGTCCCAAAAAGAGGGGACGAACTCCAAAGAAACAATCAAAAGAAGACAGTGAAGTGGAGAGTGAAAGAACTAAAAGAGGGGCAGCTGCCCAAAAGAAAGTGGCCAGTGAGGCCAATTCAGGGAAACGTGGTAGAAAAACCGATAAGAAAAACAGTAAAGAAGTTCAAACTAATGGCGCAGGTGTGGAAGATGTGAACGCGGTCAGTGCAGATGAAGAAAGTGATGACCAACCTCTTATCAAGCTGAAAGGTACACCAGACAAAGTGGACACTTTGCCTCCGAAAAAACGTGGTCGCGCCAAAAAGGCAGAGGAAGAAATTAAACCAGAACCAAAGAAACGTGGAAGAACACCGAAGAAAgtaaaggaggaggaggaggtagaGGACAAGCCACCAGCAAAGAGAGGGAGAGCTAAGAAAGTCAAACAGGAAGAGGAGCAGGTGATTAAGGAAGAACCAAAATGTACTAAAAGCCCACGAGGGAAGAAAGTAAAAGAAGAGGTTGACATTAAGGAGGAGAGTGATGCTGGCACTGCAGCTAATAAAG GATCCAAAACCAAAGCCATCAAAGAGGAAGTATCAGAAGACACCAACACAGAAGATCCTTCCACAGCACCATCAACAGCCACCAGTATTCCAGTTAGCAGTGAGGAGAGCAGTGATGATGATCTTGACGAAGCGCCAAGATGGCATCTAGTATGCCACACAGAAGAGGATTGGATAGCGCTGACGGAGAAGTTCAAGAAGAGTAGACTCAAGTGTGAGCGAGAACTCTACAAGATACTGTTCAATGATTTCTTGCCTGATATTAAATCGCTCTTTGCAGAGAAG GAGAGGGAGCTAAGGAAAAGACTTCTTGAAATGGCCCCCAAACGTGTGTCGGATAGAATTGTTACTCTTAGGATAAAGCAAGAGGAGGAG gaACGGACGGCAGCCACTATGAAAGCAGAATCAGAAGCTCGTCGAAAAGCATTTAAACAGGCGCGAAAGGAACGAGCTATGACAATGAAACGGGAAAAGGACACGGAAGAGTATGAGAAAGAAACTAAAAGAAGGAGAGAAG CACGTGAAAGGCGAAAGCAAAGTTGA